The Pan troglodytes isolate AG18354 chromosome 1, NHGRI_mPanTro3-v2.0_pri, whole genome shotgun sequence genome includes a region encoding these proteins:
- the MXRA8 gene encoding matrix remodeling-associated protein 8 precursor (The RefSeq protein has 1 substitution compared to this genomic sequence) gives MALPSRILLWKLVLLQSSAVLLHSGSSVPAAAGSSVVSESAVSWAAGARAVLRCQSPRMVWTQDRLHDRQRVLHWDLRGPGGGPARRLLDLYSAGEQRVYEVRDRGRLELSASAFDDGNFSLLIRAVEETDAGLYTCNLHHHYCHLYESLAVRLEVTDGPPATPAYWDGEKEVLAVARGAPALLTCVNRGHVWTDRHVEEAQQVVHWDRQPPGVPHDRADRLLDLYGSGERRAYGPLFLRDRVAVGADAFERGDFSLRIEPLEVADEGTYSCHLHHHYCGLHERRVFHLTVAEPHAEPPPRGSPGNGSSHSGAPGPDPTLARGHNVINVIVPESRAHFSQQLGYVLATLLLFILLLVTVLLAARRRRGGYEYSDQKSGNSKGKDVNLAEFAVAAGDQMLYGSEDIQLDYKNNILKERAELAHSPLPAKYIDLDKGFRKENCK, from the exons ATGGCGCTGCCATCCCGAATCCTGCTTTGGAAACTTGTGCTTCTGCAGA GCTCTGCTGTTCTCCTGCACTCAG ggTCCTCGGTACCCGCCGCTGCTGGCAGCTCCGTGGTGTCCGAGTCCGCGGTGAGCTGGGCGGCGGGCGCCCGGGCGGTGCTGCGCTGCCAGAGCCCGCGCATGGTGTGGACCCAGGACCGGCTGCACGACCGCCAGCGCGTGCTCCACTGGGACCTGCGCGGCCCCGGGGGTGGCCCCGCGCGGCGCCTGCTGGACTTGTACTCGGCGGGCGAGCAGCGCGTGTACGAGGTGCGGGACCGCGGCCGCCTGGAGCTCTCGGCCTCGGCCTTCGACGACGGCAACTTCTCGCTGCTCATCCGCG CGGTGGAGGAGACGGACGCGGGGCTGTACACCTGCAACCTGCACCACCACTACTGCCACCTCTACGAGAGCCTGGCCGTCCGCCTGGAGGTCACCGACGGCC CCCCGGCCACCCCCGCCTACTGGGACGGCGAGAAGGAGGTGCTGGCGGTGGCGCGCGGCGCACCCGCGCTCCTGACCTGCGTGAACCGCGGGCACGTGTGGACCGACCGGCACGTGGAGGAGGCTCAACAGGTGGTGCACTGGGACCGGCAGCCGCCCGGGGTCCCGCACGACCGCGCGGACCGCCTGCTGGACCTCTACGGGTCGGGCGAGCGCCGCGCCTACGGGCCCCTTTTTCTGCGCGACCGCGTGGCTGTGGGCGCGGATGCCTTTGAGCGCGGTGACTTCTCACTGCGTATCGAGCCGCTGGAGGTCGCCGACGAGGGCACCTACTCCTGCCACCTGCACCACCATTACTGTGGCCTGCACGAACGCCGCGTCTTCCACCTGACGGTCGCCGAACCCCACGCGGAGCCGCCCCCCCGGGGCTCTCCGGGCAACGGCTCCAGCCACAGCGGCGCCCCAGGCCCAG ACCCCACACTGGCGCGCGGCCACAACGTCATCAATGTCATCGTCCCCGAGAGCCGAGCCCACTTCTTCCAGCAGCTGGGCTACGTGCTGGCCACGCTGCTGCTCTTCATCCTGCTACTGGTCACTGTACTCCTGGCCGCCCGCAGGCGCCGCGGAG GCTACGAATACTCGGACCAGAAGTCGGGAAACTCAAAGGG GAAGGATGTGAACTTGGCGGAGTTCGCTGTGGCTGCAGGGGACCAGATGCTTTACGGGAGTGAGGACATCCAACTAG ATTACAAAAACAACATCCTGAAGGAGAGGGCGGAGCTGGCCCACAGCCCCCTGCCTGCCAAGTACATCGACCTAGACAAAG GGTTCCGGAAGGAGAACTGCAAATAG
- the DVL1 gene encoding segment polarity protein dishevelled homolog DVL-1 isoform X1 has protein sequence MAETKIIYHMDEEETPYLVKLPVAPERVTLADFKNVLSNRPVHAYKFFFKSMDQDFGVVKEEIFDDNAKLPCFNGRVVSWLVLAEGAHSDAGSQGTDSHTDLPPPLERTGGIGDSRPPSFHPNVASSRDGMDNETGTESMVSHRRERARRRNREEAARTNGHPRGDRRRDVGLPPDSASTALSSELESSSFVDSDEDGSTSRLSSSTEQSTSSRLIRKHKRRRRKQRLRQADRASSFSSITDSTMSLNIVTVTLNMERHHFLGISIVGQSNDRGDGGIYIGSIMKGGAVAADGRIEPGDMLLQVNDVNFENMSNDDAVRVLREIVSQTGPISLTVAKCWDPTPRSYFTVPRADPVRPIDPAAWLSHTAALTGALPRYGTSPCSSAVTRTSSSSLTSSVPGAPQLEEAPLTVKSDMSAVVRVMQLPDSGLEIRDRMWLKITIANAVIGADVVDWLYTHVEGFKERREARKYASSLLKHGFLRHTVNKITFSEQCYYVFGDLCSNLATLNLNSGSSGASDQDTLAPLPHPAAPWPLGQGYPYQYPGPPPCFPPAYQDPGFSYGSGSTGSQQSEGSKSSGSTRSSRRAPGREKERRAAGAGGSGSESDHTAPSGVGSSWRERPAGQLSRGSSPRSQASATAPGLPPPHPTTKAYTVVGGPPGGPPVRELAAVPPELTGSRQSFQKAMGNPCEFFVDIM, from the exons ATGGCGGAGACCAAGATTATCTACCACATGGACGAGGAGGAGACGCCGTACCTGGTCAAGCTGCCCGTGGCCCCCGAGCGCGTCACGCTGGCCGACTTCAAGAACGTGCTCAGCAACCGGCCCGTGCACGCCTACAAATTCTTCTTTAAGTCCATGGACCAGGACTTCGG GGTGGTGAAGGAGGAGATCTTTGATGACAATGCCAAGCTTCCCTGCTTCAACGGCCGCGTGGTCTCCTGG ctggtcctggctgagggTGCTCACTCGGATGCGGGGTCCCAGGGCACGGACAGCCACACAGACCTGCCCCCGCCTCTTGAGCGGACAGGCGGCATCGGGGACTCCCGGCCCCCCTCCTTCCA CCCGAACGTGGCCAGCAGCCGTGACGGGATGGACAACGAGACAGGCACGGAGTCCATGGTCAGTCACCGGCGGGAGCGTGCCCGACGCCGGAACCGCGAGGAGG CCGCCCGGACCAATGGGCACCCAAGGGGAGACCGACGGCGGGATGTGGGGCTGCCCCCAGACAGCGCGTCCACCGCCCTCAGCAGCGAGCTTGAGTCCAGCAGCTTTGTGGACTCGGACGAGGATGGCAGCACGAGCAG GCTCAGCAGCTCCACGGAGCAGAGCACCTCATCCAGGCTCATCCGGAAGCACAAACGCCGGCGGAGGAAGCAGCGCCTTCGGCAGGCGGACCGG GCCTCCTCTTTCAGCAGCATAACCGACTCCACCATGTCCCTTAACATCGTCACTGTCACGCTCAACATGG AGAGACATCACTTTCTGGGCATCAGCATCGTGGGGCAGAGCAACGACCGTGGAGACGGCGGCATCTACATTGGCTCCATCATGAAGGGCGGGGCTGTGGCCGCTGACGGCCGCATCGAGCCCGGCGACATGTTGCTGCAG GTGAATGAcgtgaactttgaaaacatgagCAATGACGATGCCGTGCGGGTGCTGCGGGAGATCGTTTCCCAGACGGG GCCCATCAGCCTCACTGTGGCTAAGTGCTGGGACCCAACGCCCCGAAGCTACTTCACCGTCCCACGGG CTGACCCGGTGCGGCCCATCGACCCCGCCGCCTGGCTGTCCCACACGGCAGCACTGACAGGAGCCCTGCCCCGCTACGGTACGAGTCCCTGCTCCAGCGCCGTCACGCGCACCAGCTCCTCCTCACTAACCAGCTCCGTGCCTGGTGCTCCAC AGCTGGAAGAGGCGCCGCTGACGGTGAAGAGTGACATGAGCGCCGTCGTCCGGGTCATGCAGCTGCCAGACTCGGGACTGGAGATCCGCGACCGCATGTGGCTCAAGATCACCATCGCCAATGCCGTCATCG GGGCGGACGTGGTGGACTGGCTGTACACACACGTGGAGGGCTTCAAGGAGCGGCGGGAGGCCCGGAAGTACGCCAGCAGCTTGCTGAAGCACGGCTTCCTGCGGCACACGGTCAACAAGATCACCTTCTCCGAGCAGTGCTACTACGTCTTCGGGGATCTCTGCAGCA ATCTCGCCACCCTGAACCTCAACAGTGGCTCCAGTGGGGCTTCGGATCAGGACACGCTGGCCCCGCTGCCCCACCCGGCTGCCCCCTGGCCTCTGGGTCAGGGCTACCCCTACCAGTACCCGGGGCCCCCACCCTGCTTCCCGCCTGCCTACCAGGACCCGGGCTTTAGCTATGGTAGCGGCAGCACCGGGAGTCAGCAGAGTGAAG GAAGCAAGAGCAGCGGGTCCACCCGGAGCAGCCGCCGGGCCCCGGGCCGTGAGAAGGAGCGTCGGGCGGCGGGAGCTGGGGGCAGTGGCAGTGAATCGGATCACACGGCACCgagtggggtggggagcagcTGGCGAGAGCGTCCGGCCGGCCAGCTCAGCCGTGGCAGCAGCCCACGCAGTCAGGCCTCGGCTACTGCCCCGGGgctccccccgccccaccccacgaCCAAGGCCTATACAGTGGTTGGGGGGCCACCCGGGGGACCCCCTGTCCGGGAGCTGGCTGCCGTCCCCCCAGAATTGACAGGCAGCCGCCAGTCCTTCCAGAAGGCTATGGGGAACCCCTGCGAGTTCTTCGTGGACATCATGTGA
- the DVL1 gene encoding segment polarity protein dishevelled homolog DVL-1 isoform X2, whose protein sequence is MAETKIIYHMDEEETPYLVKLPVAPERVTLADFKNVLSNRPVHAYKFFFKSMDQDFGVVKEEIFDDNAKLPCFNGRVVSWLVLAEGAHSDAGSQGTDSHTDLPPPLERTGGIGDSRPPSFHPNVASSRDGMDNETGTESMVSHRRERARRRNREEAARTNGHPRGDRRRDVGLPPDSASTALSSELESSSFVDSDEDGSTSRLSSSTEQSTSSRLIRKHKRRRRKQRLRQADRASSFSSITDSTMSLNIVTVTLNMERHHFLGISIVGQSNDRGDGGIYIGSIMKGGAVAADGRIEPGDMLLQVNDVNFENMSNDDAVRVLREIVSQTGPISLTVAKCWDPTPRSYFTVPRADPVRPIDPAAWLSHTAALTGALPRYGTSPCSSAVTRTSSSSLTSSVPGAPQLEEAPLTVKSDMSAVVRVMQLPDSGLEIRDRMWLKITIANAVIGADVVDWLYTHVEGFKERREARKYASSLLKHGFLRHTVNKITFSEQCYYVFGDLCSNLATLNLNSGSSGASDQDTLAPLPHPAAPWPLGQGYPYQYPGPPPCFPPAYQDPGFSYGSGSTGSQQSEALD, encoded by the exons ATGGCGGAGACCAAGATTATCTACCACATGGACGAGGAGGAGACGCCGTACCTGGTCAAGCTGCCCGTGGCCCCCGAGCGCGTCACGCTGGCCGACTTCAAGAACGTGCTCAGCAACCGGCCCGTGCACGCCTACAAATTCTTCTTTAAGTCCATGGACCAGGACTTCGG GGTGGTGAAGGAGGAGATCTTTGATGACAATGCCAAGCTTCCCTGCTTCAACGGCCGCGTGGTCTCCTGG ctggtcctggctgagggTGCTCACTCGGATGCGGGGTCCCAGGGCACGGACAGCCACACAGACCTGCCCCCGCCTCTTGAGCGGACAGGCGGCATCGGGGACTCCCGGCCCCCCTCCTTCCA CCCGAACGTGGCCAGCAGCCGTGACGGGATGGACAACGAGACAGGCACGGAGTCCATGGTCAGTCACCGGCGGGAGCGTGCCCGACGCCGGAACCGCGAGGAGG CCGCCCGGACCAATGGGCACCCAAGGGGAGACCGACGGCGGGATGTGGGGCTGCCCCCAGACAGCGCGTCCACCGCCCTCAGCAGCGAGCTTGAGTCCAGCAGCTTTGTGGACTCGGACGAGGATGGCAGCACGAGCAG GCTCAGCAGCTCCACGGAGCAGAGCACCTCATCCAGGCTCATCCGGAAGCACAAACGCCGGCGGAGGAAGCAGCGCCTTCGGCAGGCGGACCGG GCCTCCTCTTTCAGCAGCATAACCGACTCCACCATGTCCCTTAACATCGTCACTGTCACGCTCAACATGG AGAGACATCACTTTCTGGGCATCAGCATCGTGGGGCAGAGCAACGACCGTGGAGACGGCGGCATCTACATTGGCTCCATCATGAAGGGCGGGGCTGTGGCCGCTGACGGCCGCATCGAGCCCGGCGACATGTTGCTGCAG GTGAATGAcgtgaactttgaaaacatgagCAATGACGATGCCGTGCGGGTGCTGCGGGAGATCGTTTCCCAGACGGG GCCCATCAGCCTCACTGTGGCTAAGTGCTGGGACCCAACGCCCCGAAGCTACTTCACCGTCCCACGGG CTGACCCGGTGCGGCCCATCGACCCCGCCGCCTGGCTGTCCCACACGGCAGCACTGACAGGAGCCCTGCCCCGCTACGGTACGAGTCCCTGCTCCAGCGCCGTCACGCGCACCAGCTCCTCCTCACTAACCAGCTCCGTGCCTGGTGCTCCAC AGCTGGAAGAGGCGCCGCTGACGGTGAAGAGTGACATGAGCGCCGTCGTCCGGGTCATGCAGCTGCCAGACTCGGGACTGGAGATCCGCGACCGCATGTGGCTCAAGATCACCATCGCCAATGCCGTCATCG GGGCGGACGTGGTGGACTGGCTGTACACACACGTGGAGGGCTTCAAGGAGCGGCGGGAGGCCCGGAAGTACGCCAGCAGCTTGCTGAAGCACGGCTTCCTGCGGCACACGGTCAACAAGATCACCTTCTCCGAGCAGTGCTACTACGTCTTCGGGGATCTCTGCAGCA ATCTCGCCACCCTGAACCTCAACAGTGGCTCCAGTGGGGCTTCGGATCAGGACACGCTGGCCCCGCTGCCCCACCCGGCTGCCCCCTGGCCTCTGGGTCAGGGCTACCCCTACCAGTACCCGGGGCCCCCACCCTGCTTCCCGCCTGCCTACCAGGACCCGGGCTTTAGCTATGGTAGCGGCAGCACCGGGAGTCAGCAGAGTGAAG CCTTAGACTGA
- the DVL1 gene encoding segment polarity protein dishevelled homolog DVL-1: MAETKIIYHMDEEETPYLVKLPVAPERVTLADFKNVLSNRPVHAYKFFFKSMDQDFGVVKEEIFDDNAKLPCFNGRVVSWLVLAEGAHSDAGSQGTDSHTDLPPPLERTGGIGDSRPPSFHPNVASSRDGMDNETGTESMVSHRRERARRRNREEAARTNGHPRGDRRRDVGLPPDSASTALSSELESSSFVDSDEDGSTSRLSSSTEQSTSSRLIRKHKRRRRKQRLRQADRASSFSSITDSTMSLNIVTVTLNMERHHFLGISIVGQSNDRGDGGIYIGSIMKGGAVAADGRIEPGDMLLQVNDVNFENMSNDDAVRVLREIVSQTGPISLTVAKCWDPTPRSYFTVPRADPVRPIDPAAWLSHTAALTGALPRYELEEAPLTVKSDMSAVVRVMQLPDSGLEIRDRMWLKITIANAVIGADVVDWLYTHVEGFKERREARKYASSLLKHGFLRHTVNKITFSEQCYYVFGDLCSNLATLNLNSGSSGASDQDTLAPLPHPAAPWPLGQGYPYQYPGPPPCFPPAYQDPGFSYGSGSTGSQQSEGSKSSGSTRSSRRAPGREKERRAAGAGGSGSESDHTAPSGVGSSWRERPAGQLSRGSSPRSQASATAPGLPPPHPTTKAYTVVGGPPGGPPVRELAAVPPELTGSRQSFQKAMGNPCEFFVDIM; encoded by the exons ATGGCGGAGACCAAGATTATCTACCACATGGACGAGGAGGAGACGCCGTACCTGGTCAAGCTGCCCGTGGCCCCCGAGCGCGTCACGCTGGCCGACTTCAAGAACGTGCTCAGCAACCGGCCCGTGCACGCCTACAAATTCTTCTTTAAGTCCATGGACCAGGACTTCGG GGTGGTGAAGGAGGAGATCTTTGATGACAATGCCAAGCTTCCCTGCTTCAACGGCCGCGTGGTCTCCTGG ctggtcctggctgagggTGCTCACTCGGATGCGGGGTCCCAGGGCACGGACAGCCACACAGACCTGCCCCCGCCTCTTGAGCGGACAGGCGGCATCGGGGACTCCCGGCCCCCCTCCTTCCA CCCGAACGTGGCCAGCAGCCGTGACGGGATGGACAACGAGACAGGCACGGAGTCCATGGTCAGTCACCGGCGGGAGCGTGCCCGACGCCGGAACCGCGAGGAGG CCGCCCGGACCAATGGGCACCCAAGGGGAGACCGACGGCGGGATGTGGGGCTGCCCCCAGACAGCGCGTCCACCGCCCTCAGCAGCGAGCTTGAGTCCAGCAGCTTTGTGGACTCGGACGAGGATGGCAGCACGAGCAG GCTCAGCAGCTCCACGGAGCAGAGCACCTCATCCAGGCTCATCCGGAAGCACAAACGCCGGCGGAGGAAGCAGCGCCTTCGGCAGGCGGACCGG GCCTCCTCTTTCAGCAGCATAACCGACTCCACCATGTCCCTTAACATCGTCACTGTCACGCTCAACATGG AGAGACATCACTTTCTGGGCATCAGCATCGTGGGGCAGAGCAACGACCGTGGAGACGGCGGCATCTACATTGGCTCCATCATGAAGGGCGGGGCTGTGGCCGCTGACGGCCGCATCGAGCCCGGCGACATGTTGCTGCAG GTGAATGAcgtgaactttgaaaacatgagCAATGACGATGCCGTGCGGGTGCTGCGGGAGATCGTTTCCCAGACGGG GCCCATCAGCCTCACTGTGGCTAAGTGCTGGGACCCAACGCCCCGAAGCTACTTCACCGTCCCACGGG CTGACCCGGTGCGGCCCATCGACCCCGCCGCCTGGCTGTCCCACACGGCAGCACTGACAGGAGCCCTGCCCCGCTACG AGCTGGAAGAGGCGCCGCTGACGGTGAAGAGTGACATGAGCGCCGTCGTCCGGGTCATGCAGCTGCCAGACTCGGGACTGGAGATCCGCGACCGCATGTGGCTCAAGATCACCATCGCCAATGCCGTCATCG GGGCGGACGTGGTGGACTGGCTGTACACACACGTGGAGGGCTTCAAGGAGCGGCGGGAGGCCCGGAAGTACGCCAGCAGCTTGCTGAAGCACGGCTTCCTGCGGCACACGGTCAACAAGATCACCTTCTCCGAGCAGTGCTACTACGTCTTCGGGGATCTCTGCAGCA ATCTCGCCACCCTGAACCTCAACAGTGGCTCCAGTGGGGCTTCGGATCAGGACACGCTGGCCCCGCTGCCCCACCCGGCTGCCCCCTGGCCTCTGGGTCAGGGCTACCCCTACCAGTACCCGGGGCCCCCACCCTGCTTCCCGCCTGCCTACCAGGACCCGGGCTTTAGCTATGGTAGCGGCAGCACCGGGAGTCAGCAGAGTGAAG GAAGCAAGAGCAGCGGGTCCACCCGGAGCAGCCGCCGGGCCCCGGGCCGTGAGAAGGAGCGTCGGGCGGCGGGAGCTGGGGGCAGTGGCAGTGAATCGGATCACACGGCACCgagtggggtggggagcagcTGGCGAGAGCGTCCGGCCGGCCAGCTCAGCCGTGGCAGCAGCCCACGCAGTCAGGCCTCGGCTACTGCCCCGGGgctccccccgccccaccccacgaCCAAGGCCTATACAGTGGTTGGGGGGCCACCCGGGGGACCCCCTGTCCGGGAGCTGGCTGCCGTCCCCCCAGAATTGACAGGCAGCCGCCAGTCCTTCCAGAAGGCTATGGGGAACCCCTGCGAGTTCTTCGTGGACATCATGTGA